From Streptomyces griseorubiginosus, one genomic window encodes:
- a CDS encoding response regulator transcription factor translates to MEQTHTSQNGTTATPGAQRRVLVVEDDPTIVDAIATRLRAEGFLVQTAVDGPSAVDTAEAWQPDLLILDIMLPGFDGLEVCRRVQAARPVPVMMLTARDDETDMLVGLGVGADDYMTKPFSMRELAARVHVLLRRVERAALAAATPRSGILRLGELEIDHAQRRVRVRSEDVHLTPTEFDLLVCLANTPRAVLSREQLLAEVWDWADASGTRTVDSHIKALRRKIGAERIRTVHGVGYALETPTP, encoded by the coding sequence ATGGAGCAGACACACACCTCCCAGAACGGCACGACGGCTACTCCGGGCGCACAGCGCCGGGTCCTGGTCGTCGAGGACGATCCGACGATCGTCGACGCCATCGCGACCCGCCTGCGCGCCGAGGGATTCCTCGTGCAAACGGCGGTCGACGGTCCGTCGGCGGTCGACACGGCCGAGGCCTGGCAGCCCGATCTGCTGATCCTCGACATCATGCTGCCCGGCTTCGACGGTCTGGAGGTCTGCCGCCGTGTGCAGGCCGCCCGGCCGGTGCCGGTGATGATGCTCACCGCGCGGGACGACGAGACCGACATGCTGGTCGGGCTCGGCGTCGGCGCCGACGACTACATGACCAAGCCCTTCTCCATGCGTGAGCTGGCCGCGCGCGTGCACGTCCTGCTGCGGCGGGTCGAGCGGGCCGCGCTGGCCGCCGCCACGCCCAGAAGCGGCATCCTGCGGCTCGGCGAGCTGGAGATCGACCACGCGCAGCGCCGGGTCCGGGTGCGCAGCGAGGACGTCCACCTCACCCCCACCGAGTTCGACCTGCTGGTGTGCCTGGCGAACACCCCGCGCGCGGTGCTCTCCCGTGAGCAGCTGCTCGCCGAGGTGTGGGACTGGGCGGACGCCTCCGGCACCCGCACGGTCGACAGCCACATCAAGGCCCTGCGCCGGAAGATCGGCGCCGAGCGGATCCGCACGGTGCACGGCGTGGGCTACGCCCTGGAGACGCCGACGCCATGA
- a CDS encoding HAMP domain-containing sensor histidine kinase — MSEGPAGRRSAKEPWGGVSPFSIKTKLGALVVIAVLITTGLMMIAMRTATELRFITVFSMIATLLITQFVAHSLTAPLDDMNAVARSISHGDYTRRVRENRRDELGDLAQTINRMADDLEAQERQRKELVANVSHELRTPIAGLRAVLENIVDGVTQADPETMRTALKQTERLGRLVETLLDLSRLDNGVVPLKKRRFEVWPYLSGVLKEANMVATARAGIASGSGSHTRNDVHLHLDVSPPELTAHADPERIHQVVANLIDNAVKHSPPHGRVTVKARRGALPESLELEVLDEGPGIPRSEWHRVFERFNRGQVLRPHGPGSDGGTGLGLAIARWAVDLHGGRIGVAESQRGCRILVTLPGLPSVPS; from the coding sequence ATGAGCGAGGGTCCGGCCGGCCGGAGAAGCGCCAAGGAACCCTGGGGTGGCGTGAGCCCGTTCTCGATCAAGACCAAGCTGGGCGCGCTGGTCGTCATCGCGGTCCTCATCACCACCGGGCTGATGATGATCGCGATGCGCACAGCCACCGAGCTGCGCTTCATCACGGTCTTCTCGATGATCGCCACACTGCTCATTACGCAGTTCGTGGCGCATTCGCTCACCGCGCCGCTGGACGACATGAACGCGGTCGCCCGGTCCATCTCGCACGGCGACTACACCCGCCGGGTCCGCGAGAACCGCCGGGACGAGCTGGGCGACCTGGCCCAGACGATCAACCGCATGGCGGACGACCTGGAGGCCCAGGAACGCCAGCGCAAGGAACTTGTGGCAAATGTCTCCCACGAGCTGCGCACTCCCATCGCGGGCCTGCGCGCGGTGCTGGAGAACATCGTCGACGGGGTCACCCAGGCCGACCCCGAGACCATGCGCACCGCCCTGAAGCAGACCGAGCGGCTCGGCCGGCTGGTGGAGACGCTGCTGGACCTGTCCCGCCTCGACAACGGCGTCGTACCGCTGAAGAAGCGCCGTTTCGAGGTGTGGCCGTATCTCTCGGGCGTGCTGAAGGAGGCCAACATGGTCGCCACCGCGCGCGCGGGCATCGCCTCCGGGTCGGGCAGCCACACCCGCAACGACGTGCATCTGCACCTCGACGTGTCGCCGCCGGAGCTGACCGCGCACGCCGACCCGGAGCGCATCCACCAGGTCGTCGCCAACCTGATCGACAACGCCGTCAAGCACAGCCCGCCGCACGGCCGGGTCACGGTCAAGGCGCGGCGCGGGGCCCTGCCGGAATCCCTTGAGCTGGAGGTCCTCGACGAGGGCCCCGGCATTCCGCGCTCCGAGTGGCACCGGGTCTTCGAGCGGTTCAACCGCGGTCAGGTCCTACGGCCGCACGGCCCGGGCAGCGACGGCGGCACCGGGCTCGGGCTCGCGATCGCCCGCTGGGCGGTGGATCTGCACGGCGGCCGGATCGGTGTGGCCGAATCCCAGCGGGGCTGCCGGATTCTTGTCACCCTTCCGGGACTTCCCTCTGTGCCAAGTTGA
- a CDS encoding multifunctional oxoglutarate decarboxylase/oxoglutarate dehydrogenase thiamine pyrophosphate-binding subunit/dihydrolipoyllysine-residue succinyltransferase subunit, producing the protein MSPQSPSNSSISTDADQAGKNPAAAFGPNEWLVDEIYQQYLQDPNSVDRAWWDFFADYKPGAPAASAPAGTAAAGAAETTSTASAPAPAAPAQAPAPAAAPAAAAPAAPAAKPAAAAPAQAAAPAAAPAKAAPAQAAKPAVAKPAAKAEPAAADGPELITLRGPAAAVAKNMNASLELPTATSVRAVPVKLLFDNRIVINNHLKRARGGKISFTHLIGYAMVQAIKAMPSMNWHYAEKDGKPTLVKPPHVNFGLAIDLVKPNGDRQLVVAGIKKAETLNFFEFWQAYEDIVRRARDGKLTMDDFSGVTVSLTNPGGLGTVHSVPRLMPGQSVIMGVGSMDYPAEFQGTSQDTLNKLGISKVMTLTSTYDHRVIQGAASGEFLRIVANLLLGENGFFDEIFEALRIPYEPVRWLKDIDASHDDDVTKAARVFELIHSYRVRGHVMADTDPLEYRQRKHPDLDITEHGLTLWDLEREFAVGGFSGKSLMKLRDILGVLRDSYCRTTGIEFMHIQDPKQRKWIQDRIERPHTKPEREEQLRILRRLNAAEAFETFLQTKYVGQKRFSLEGGESVIPLLDAVLDSAAESRLDEVVIGMAHRGRLNVLANIVGKSYAQIFREFEGNLDPKSMHGSGDVKYHLGAQGTFTGLDGEQIKVSLAANPSHLETVDPVIEGIVRAKQDIINKGGTDFTVLPVALHGDAAFAGQGVVAETLNMSQLRGYRTGGTVHIVINNQVGFTAAPESSRSSMYATDVARMIEAPIFHVNGDDPEAVVRVARLAFEFRQAFNKDVVIDLICYRRRGHNESDNPAFTQPLMYDLIDKKRSVRKLYTESLIGRGDITLEEAEQALQDYQGQLEKVFTEVREAVTAQPAAGPVSDPQAEFPVAVNTAISTETVKRIAESQVNIPDTFHVHPRLLPQLQRRAAMVEDGTIDWGMGETLAVGSLLLEGTPVRLSGQDSQRGTFGQRHAVLIDRETGEEHTPLQYLAEEQARYNVYNSLLSEYAVMGFEYGYSLARPDALVMWEAQFGDFVNGAQTVVDEYISAAEQKWGQTSGVTLLLPHGYEGQGPDHSSARVERFLQLCAQNNMTVAMPTLPSNYFHLLRWQVHNPHHKPLVVFTPKSMLRLKAAASKTEEFTSGQFRPVIGDETVDAAAVRKVVFVAGKLYYDLEAERQKRGITDTAIIRIERLYPLPGAELQAEIAKYPNAEKYLWAQEEPANQGAWPFIALNLIDHLDLAVGADVPHGERLRRISRPHSSSPAVGSAKRHQAEQEQLVREVFEA; encoded by the coding sequence GTGTCGCCACAGTCCCCCAGTAACTCGAGCATCTCCACCGACGCAGACCAAGCGGGCAAGAACCCCGCTGCCGCGTTCGGCCCGAACGAGTGGCTCGTCGACGAGATCTATCAGCAGTACCTCCAGGACCCGAATTCGGTAGACCGAGCCTGGTGGGACTTCTTCGCCGACTACAAGCCAGGGGCGCCCGCCGCCTCGGCTCCGGCGGGTACTGCGGCCGCGGGGGCCGCAGAGACCACCAGCACGGCGTCGGCGCCCGCCCCGGCGGCTCCCGCCCAGGCCCCGGCGCCTGCCGCCGCCCCGGCCGCGGCTGCTCCCGCGGCTCCGGCCGCCAAGCCCGCGGCCGCCGCTCCGGCCCAGGCCGCTGCTCCGGCCGCCGCTCCCGCGAAGGCCGCGCCCGCCCAGGCCGCCAAGCCCGCCGTCGCGAAGCCCGCGGCCAAGGCCGAGCCCGCCGCCGCGGACGGTCCCGAGCTGATCACCCTGCGCGGTCCCGCCGCCGCGGTCGCGAAGAACATGAACGCCTCCCTGGAGCTGCCCACGGCCACGTCCGTGCGCGCGGTCCCGGTGAAGCTGCTCTTCGACAACCGCATCGTCATCAACAACCACCTCAAGCGCGCCCGGGGCGGGAAGATCTCCTTCACGCACCTGATCGGCTACGCGATGGTGCAGGCCATCAAGGCCATGCCGTCGATGAACTGGCACTACGCGGAGAAGGACGGGAAGCCCACCCTCGTCAAGCCGCCGCACGTCAACTTCGGCCTCGCCATCGACCTGGTGAAGCCCAACGGCGACCGCCAGCTGGTCGTCGCGGGCATCAAGAAGGCCGAGACGCTGAACTTCTTCGAGTTCTGGCAGGCCTACGAGGACATCGTCCGCCGCGCCCGTGACGGCAAGCTGACGATGGACGACTTCTCGGGTGTCACGGTCTCCCTGACCAACCCGGGCGGCCTCGGTACGGTCCACTCGGTCCCGCGTCTGATGCCCGGCCAGTCGGTCATCATGGGCGTCGGTTCCATGGACTACCCGGCGGAGTTCCAGGGCACCTCCCAGGACACCCTGAACAAGCTCGGCATCTCGAAGGTCATGACGCTCACGTCGACCTACGACCACCGGGTCATCCAGGGCGCCGCGTCCGGCGAGTTCCTGCGGATCGTCGCGAACCTCCTGCTCGGCGAGAACGGCTTCTTCGACGAGATCTTCGAGGCCCTGCGCATCCCCTACGAGCCGGTCCGCTGGCTCAAGGACATCGACGCCAGCCACGACGACGACGTCACCAAGGCCGCGCGGGTCTTCGAGCTGATCCACTCCTACCGGGTCCGCGGCCACGTCATGGCCGACACCGACCCGTTGGAGTACCGCCAGCGCAAGCACCCCGACCTGGACATCACCGAGCACGGCCTCACCCTGTGGGACCTGGAGCGCGAGTTCGCCGTCGGCGGCTTCTCCGGCAAGTCCCTGATGAAGCTGCGCGACATCCTCGGCGTGCTGCGCGACTCGTACTGCCGCACCACCGGCATCGAGTTCATGCACATCCAGGACCCCAAGCAGCGCAAGTGGATCCAGGACCGCATCGAGCGCCCGCACACCAAGCCGGAGCGCGAGGAGCAGCTGCGCATCCTGCGCCGGCTGAACGCGGCGGAGGCCTTCGAGACCTTCCTGCAGACCAAGTACGTCGGCCAGAAGCGCTTCTCCCTGGAGGGCGGCGAGTCCGTCATCCCGCTGCTCGACGCGGTCCTCGACTCGGCCGCCGAGTCGCGCCTGGACGAGGTCGTCATCGGCATGGCCCACCGCGGCCGCCTGAACGTCCTCGCCAACATCGTGGGCAAGTCGTACGCGCAGATCTTCCGCGAGTTCGAGGGCAACCTCGACCCGAAGTCGATGCACGGCTCCGGCGACGTGAAGTACCACCTGGGCGCCCAGGGCACCTTCACGGGCCTGGACGGCGAGCAGATCAAGGTCTCGCTGGCCGCGAACCCCTCGCACCTGGAGACGGTCGACCCGGTCATCGAGGGCATCGTCCGCGCCAAGCAGGACATCATCAACAAGGGCGGCACGGACTTCACCGTCCTGCCGGTCGCCCTGCACGGTGACGCGGCCTTCGCGGGCCAGGGCGTGGTGGCCGAGACCCTGAACATGTCGCAGCTGCGCGGCTACCGCACCGGCGGCACGGTCCACATCGTCATCAACAACCAGGTCGGCTTCACGGCGGCGCCCGAGTCCTCGCGCTCCTCCATGTACGCCACCGACGTGGCCCGCATGATCGAGGCCCCGATCTTCCACGTGAACGGCGACGACCCGGAGGCCGTGGTCCGCGTGGCGCGGCTCGCCTTCGAGTTCCGCCAGGCGTTCAACAAGGACGTGGTGATCGACCTCATCTGCTACCGCCGCCGCGGTCACAACGAGTCGGACAACCCGGCCTTCACCCAGCCGCTGATGTACGACCTGATCGACAAGAAGCGCTCGGTGCGCAAGCTCTACACCGAGTCCCTCATCGGTCGCGGCGACATCACCCTGGAAGAGGCCGAGCAGGCGCTCCAGGACTACCAGGGCCAGCTGGAGAAGGTCTTCACCGAGGTCCGCGAGGCCGTCACGGCCCAGCCGGCCGCCGGTCCCGTCTCCGACCCGCAGGCCGAGTTCCCGGTCGCCGTGAACACCGCGATCTCCACCGAGACCGTGAAGCGGATCGCCGAGTCCCAGGTCAACATCCCCGACACCTTCCACGTCCACCCGCGTCTGCTGCCGCAGCTGCAGCGCCGCGCGGCGATGGTCGAGGACGGCACGATCGACTGGGGCATGGGCGAGACCCTGGCCGTCGGCTCGCTGCTCCTGGAGGGCACCCCGGTCCGCCTGTCGGGCCAGGACTCCCAGCGCGGCACCTTCGGCCAGCGCCACGCGGTCCTCATCGACCGTGAGACGGGCGAGGAGCACACCCCGCTCCAGTACCTCGCCGAGGAGCAGGCCCGCTACAACGTCTACAACTCCCTGCTCTCCGAGTACGCGGTCATGGGCTTCGAGTACGGCTACTCGCTGGCCCGCCCCGACGCGCTCGTGATGTGGGAGGCGCAGTTCGGCGACTTCGTCAACGGCGCGCAGACGGTCGTCGACGAGTACATCTCGGCGGCCGAGCAGAAGTGGGGCCAGACGTCGGGTGTGACGTTGTTGTTGCCGCACGGCTATGAGGGCCAGGGCCCGGACCACTCCTCGGCCCGTGTCGAGCGCTTCCTCCAGCTCTGCGCCCAGAACAACATGACGGTCGCGATGCCGACCCTGCCGTCGAACTACTTCCACCTCCTGCGGTGGCAGGTGCACAACCCGCACCACAAGCCGCTGGTGGTCTTCACCCCGAAGTCGATGCTGCGTCTGAAGGCCGCCGCGTCGAAGACGGAGGAGTTCACGTCGGGTCAGTTCCGCCCGGTCATCGGCGACGAGACGGTGGACGCGGCCGCGGTCCGCAAGGTCGTCTTCGTGGCGGGCAAGCTGTACTACGACCTCGAGGCCGAGCGTCAGAAGCGCGGCATCACGGACACGGCGATCATCCGCATCGAGCGCCTGTACCCGCTGCCGGGTGCCGAGCTCCAGGCGGAGATCGCGAAGTACCCGAACGCCGAGAAGTACCTGTGGGCCCAGGAGGAGCCGGCGAACCAGGGTGCGTGGCCGTTCATCGCGCTCAACCTGATCGACCACCTGGACCTGGCCGTCGGCGCGGACGTCCCGCACGGCGAGCGTCTGCGGCGCATCTCGCGCCCGCACAGCTCGTCTCCGGCGGTGGGCTCCGCGAAGCGCCACCAGGCCGAGCAGGAGCAGCTGGTGCGTGAGGTGTTCGAGGCGTAA
- a CDS encoding DUF6104 family protein, whose amino-acid sequence MYFTDRGIEELEKRRGEEEITFEWLAEQLRTFVDLNPDFEVPVERLATWLARLDDEDDE is encoded by the coding sequence ATGTACTTCACGGACCGTGGCATCGAGGAACTGGAGAAGCGGCGCGGCGAGGAGGAGATCACCTTCGAGTGGCTCGCCGAGCAGCTGCGGACATTCGTGGACCTGAACCCCGACTTCGAGGTCCCGGTGGAACGACTGGCCACGTGGCTGGCCCGCCTGGACGACGAGGACGACGAGTAG
- a CDS encoding PadR family transcriptional regulator: MPPVFAHGRLRLYLLKLLDEAPRHGYEVIRLLEERFQGLYAPSAGTVYPRLAKLEAEGLVTHTTEGGRKVYAITDAGRAELADRSGELADLELEIRESVAELAAEIRADVRGAAGDLRREMRAAASEARRGTGSASKGSGGEHEGPFGDFTDFGDKESWRAAKEEMRRVKQEWKEQARRAKDESRRAREEAQRARRQAKEAQDRAREQAQEEVQRIARRVQEQVQDHFARGDWPTGVREGLTELAKEFGEFGKDYGKEFGKDFGFGRGGARSEKAERFDKAEGTAPTPEYSHTPEDFPAEHEPSWAHEDSTGNPARDLDRLLDRFRDDIRDAARDHGITADQLRDARRHLSTAAAHIGALLRTPKA, translated from the coding sequence ATGCCCCCCGTCTTCGCCCACGGCCGCCTCCGCCTCTACCTGCTGAAGCTGCTGGACGAGGCCCCGCGCCACGGCTACGAGGTGATCCGGCTCCTGGAGGAGCGTTTCCAGGGCCTGTACGCCCCCTCGGCGGGCACCGTCTACCCGCGCCTCGCCAAGCTGGAGGCCGAGGGCCTGGTCACCCACACCACCGAGGGCGGCCGCAAGGTGTACGCCATCACGGACGCGGGCCGCGCCGAACTGGCCGACCGCAGCGGCGAACTGGCCGACCTGGAGCTGGAGATCCGCGAGTCGGTCGCCGAGCTCGCCGCCGAGATCCGCGCCGATGTGCGCGGCGCGGCCGGGGACCTGCGGCGCGAGATGCGGGCGGCCGCCTCCGAGGCCCGCCGGGGCACCGGCAGCGCCTCCAAGGGCTCCGGCGGTGAACACGAGGGCCCCTTCGGGGACTTCACCGACTTTGGCGACAAGGAGTCGTGGCGCGCCGCCAAGGAGGAGATGCGCCGCGTCAAGCAGGAGTGGAAGGAGCAGGCCCGGCGCGCCAAGGACGAGAGCCGCCGCGCCCGTGAGGAGGCCCAGCGGGCCCGCCGCCAGGCCAAGGAGGCCCAGGACCGGGCGAGGGAGCAGGCCCAGGAGGAGGTGCAGCGCATCGCCCGCCGGGTCCAGGAGCAGGTGCAGGACCACTTCGCGCGCGGCGACTGGCCGACGGGGGTGCGCGAGGGACTGACCGAACTGGCCAAGGAGTTCGGCGAGTTCGGGAAGGACTACGGCAAGGAGTTCGGGAAGGACTTCGGCTTCGGCCGGGGAGGCGCGAGGTCGGAGAAGGCCGAGCGGTTCGACAAGGCCGAGGGCACGGCACCCACCCCGGAGTACTCGCACACCCCCGAGGACTTCCCCGCCGAGCACGAACCGTCCTGGGCCCACGAGGACTCCACCGGAAATCCGGCCCGCGACCTGGACCGCCTGCTCGACCGCTTCCGCGACGACATCCGTGACGCGGCCCGCGACCACGGCATCACAGCGGACCAGCTCCGCGACGCCCGCCGCCACCTGTCGACGGCGGCGGCCCACATAGGAGCACTGCTGCGGACACCGAAGGCGTGA
- a CDS encoding Clp protease N-terminal domain-containing protein: MFERFTKDARAVVVGAIEYAEEAGAESVDAEHLVLALLDREGSRASFALAALGLAERGDAVREALGEARRRAGLSQADAEALAGLGIDVSEIVARVEEAHGVGAMSGDRKGRGRWSGRRPFGRSAKEILEKSLRVAVARRDRHIGDEHILLALTIRPGVSGEVLADHGVTYESVQRVLYGGLGGYGGGEAKAG; the protein is encoded by the coding sequence ATGTTCGAGCGGTTCACGAAGGATGCCCGGGCCGTGGTGGTGGGGGCGATCGAGTACGCCGAGGAGGCGGGGGCGGAGTCCGTGGACGCCGAGCACCTCGTGCTCGCACTGCTGGACCGGGAGGGCAGTCGCGCCTCCTTCGCCCTGGCCGCCCTCGGGCTCGCCGAGCGCGGGGACGCCGTACGGGAGGCGCTGGGTGAGGCGCGGCGGCGGGCCGGGCTGTCCCAGGCGGACGCCGAGGCGCTGGCCGGGCTCGGGATCGATGTGTCGGAGATCGTCGCCCGGGTGGAGGAGGCGCACGGGGTCGGGGCGATGTCCGGTGACCGGAAGGGCAGGGGGCGGTGGTCCGGACGGCGTCCCTTCGGGCGGAGCGCCAAGGAGATCCTGGAGAAGTCGCTGCGTGTCGCCGTGGCGCGGCGGGACCGGCATATCGGCGACGAGCACATCCTGCTGGCCCTGACGATCAGGCCTGGAGTGTCAGGAGAGGTGCTCGCCGATCACGGGGTGACCTATGAGTCGGTCCAGCGGGTCCTCTACGGCGGCCTGGGCGGCTACGGCGGGGGAGAGGCCAAGGCCGGCTGA
- a CDS encoding helix-turn-helix domain-containing protein has translation MTEATDLAERAGDRDPRVGLRAVAALRRLLEQLESVQVRSARNQGWSWQEIAAELGVSRQAVHKKYGRH, from the coding sequence ATGACCGAAGCAACGGATCTCGCCGAACGTGCGGGTGATCGCGATCCCCGCGTCGGCCTGCGTGCCGTCGCCGCACTGCGCAGGCTGTTGGAGCAACTGGAGTCGGTGCAGGTGCGCAGTGCGCGCAATCAGGGCTGGTCGTGGCAGGAGATCGCCGCCGAACTCGGCGTGAGCAGGCAGGCCGTGCACAAGAAGTACGGGAGGCATTGA
- a CDS encoding zinc-binding dehydrogenase, translated as MFAVYAARIDRDDPLSGLELGERPAPEVRPGWSVVDVKAASLNHHDLWSLRGVGLAEDKLPMILGCDAAGVDEDGNEVVLHSVIGQSGHGVGPKEPRSILTERYQGTFAEQVAVPTWNVLPKPKELSFAEAACLPTAWLTAYRMLFTNAGVRPGDSVLVQGAGGGVATAAIVLGKAAGLRVFATSRDEAKRKRAVELGAVEALESGARLPQRVDAVIETVGAATWSHSVKSLKPGGTLVISGATSGDRPSHAELTRIFFLELKVVGSTMGTKDELEDLLAFCAATGVRPVIDEVLPMDRAREGFERVASGEQFGKVVLTNG; from the coding sequence ATGTTCGCTGTCTACGCCGCCCGAATCGACCGCGACGACCCACTCTCCGGACTGGAGTTGGGGGAGCGTCCGGCTCCCGAAGTCCGACCCGGCTGGAGTGTCGTCGACGTCAAGGCCGCCTCCCTCAATCACCATGACCTCTGGTCCCTGCGGGGCGTGGGCCTCGCGGAGGACAAGCTGCCGATGATCCTCGGCTGTGACGCCGCCGGTGTCGACGAGGACGGCAACGAGGTGGTCCTGCACTCCGTCATCGGGCAGAGCGGACACGGCGTCGGCCCCAAGGAGCCGCGGTCCATCCTCACCGAGCGCTACCAGGGGACGTTCGCCGAACAGGTGGCCGTGCCGACCTGGAACGTGCTGCCCAAGCCGAAGGAGCTGTCCTTCGCGGAGGCCGCCTGTCTGCCCACGGCCTGGCTGACGGCGTACCGGATGCTGTTCACCAACGCCGGCGTGCGGCCCGGTGACTCCGTGCTCGTGCAGGGCGCCGGCGGTGGTGTCGCCACGGCCGCCATCGTGCTCGGGAAGGCCGCGGGGCTGCGGGTCTTCGCCACCAGCCGGGACGAGGCCAAGCGCAAGCGGGCGGTGGAACTCGGTGCGGTGGAGGCGCTGGAGTCCGGTGCGCGGTTGCCGCAGCGGGTGGACGCCGTCATCGAGACCGTGGGTGCCGCCACCTGGTCGCACTCCGTGAAGTCGCTCAAACCCGGCGGCACCCTGGTCATCTCCGGTGCCACGAGCGGCGACCGTCCCTCGCACGCCGAGCTGACCCGGATCTTCTTCCTGGAACTCAAGGTCGTGGGGTCGACCATGGGCACGAAGGACGAGCTGGAGGACCTGCTCGCCTTCTGCGCCGCCACCGGTGTGCGGCCGGTCATCGACGAGGTGCTGCCCATGGACCGTGCCCGTGAGGGCTTCGAACGGGTCGCGTCCGGCGAGCAGTTCGGCAAGGTCGTGCTCACCAACGGTTGA
- a CDS encoding NADP-dependent malic enzyme produces the protein MAAEIVNPRSDSDTGQDGGAEPLDSFDPAFALHRGGKMAVQATVPVRDKDDLSLAYTPGVAKVCSAIAEQPDLVHDYTWKSSVVAVVTDGTAVLGLGDIGPEASLPVMEGKAILFKQFGGVDAVPLALACTDVDEIIETVVRLAPSFGGVNLEDISAPRCFEIERRLQERLDIPVFHDDQHGTAVVTLAALRNAARLSGRSIGDLRAVISGAGAAGVAIAKMLVEAGIGDVAVADRRGVVSADRDDHTSVKRELAGFTNKAGLSGSLEDALAGADVFIGVSGGTVPESAVASMAEGAFVFAMANPDPEVHPDVAHKYAAVVATGRSDFPNQINNVLAFPGIFAGALQVRASRITEGMKIAAAEALASVVGDDLAADYVIPSPFDERVAPAVTAAVAAAARAEGVARR, from the coding sequence GTGGCAGCGGAGATCGTCAATCCTCGCAGCGACAGCGATACGGGACAGGACGGAGGGGCCGAGCCCCTCGATTCCTTCGACCCCGCGTTCGCGCTGCACCGCGGCGGCAAGATGGCTGTGCAGGCCACCGTGCCGGTCCGCGACAAGGACGACCTGTCCCTCGCGTACACACCCGGCGTGGCGAAGGTGTGCAGCGCCATCGCCGAGCAGCCGGATCTCGTCCACGACTACACGTGGAAGTCGTCGGTCGTCGCCGTCGTCACCGACGGTACGGCCGTGCTGGGGCTCGGTGACATCGGGCCCGAGGCCTCCCTCCCGGTGATGGAGGGCAAGGCGATCCTGTTCAAGCAGTTCGGCGGGGTGGACGCGGTTCCGCTCGCGCTGGCCTGCACCGACGTCGACGAGATCATCGAGACCGTGGTCCGTCTCGCGCCGTCCTTCGGCGGCGTGAACCTCGAGGACATCTCGGCTCCCCGGTGCTTCGAGATCGAGCGGCGGCTCCAGGAGCGGCTCGACATTCCCGTCTTCCACGACGACCAGCACGGCACGGCCGTCGTGACGCTGGCGGCGCTGCGGAACGCGGCGCGGCTGAGCGGGCGCTCCATCGGAGATCTTCGTGCGGTGATCTCCGGTGCGGGCGCGGCGGGCGTGGCCATCGCCAAGATGCTCGTCGAGGCGGGCATCGGGGACGTCGCCGTCGCCGACCGGCGCGGTGTGGTGTCCGCCGACCGGGACGACCACACGTCCGTCAAGCGGGAGCTGGCCGGGTTCACGAACAAGGCCGGCCTGTCGGGGTCGCTGGAGGACGCGCTCGCGGGCGCGGACGTCTTCATCGGCGTCTCCGGCGGTACGGTCCCGGAGTCGGCCGTCGCCTCCATGGCGGAGGGGGCCTTCGTGTTCGCGATGGCCAACCCGGACCCCGAGGTGCACCCGGATGTCGCGCACAAGTACGCGGCCGTGGTCGCCACCGGGCGGTCCGACTTCCCGAACCAGATCAACAACGTGCTGGCGTTTCCGGGGATCTTCGCGGGGGCGCTCCAGGTGCGGGCCTCGCGGATCACGGAGGGCATGAAGATCGCGGCGGCGGAGGCGCTGGCGTCGGTGGTCGGTGACGATCTGGCGGCGGACTACGTGATCCCCTCGCCGTTCGACGAGCGGGTCGCTCCGGCGGTCACCGCGGCGGTTGCCGCGGCGGCTCGGGCGGAGGGCGTTGCTCGCCGCTGA